Sequence from the Nymphalis io chromosome 14, ilAglIoxx1.1, whole genome shotgun sequence genome:
tttaaagtggtATGTATTCTCTTATTTGCTTGAGCGTCTCCTTGTCCGTCGATTGCAGCAACCGTTCGAAGGTTTCAGGGCCCACTTGACTCTTTAGTGTTTCTAGctggaatattttaatttaatgtcacATATagtccaatatattttttaatatacattaaaaaaaactcttattcaattcttaaaataaaattaatatttaaaagaattatttgtCGTTGTCTTTAAGAGGAAGGAATTAGGAACTTTATGAATAAGGAAATGAAACAATGACAATAGGCTTTGTAATAGACATAGTTCACGTCTATACCATatataaaacagcagtacttggtattttcgtgttccggtttaaagggtgagtgagccagtgtaattacaggcacaagggacataacatctagttcccaatgttggtggcgcattggtgatgtaagcgatggttaacatttcttacaatgccaatgtctatgggcgttggtgaccacttaccatcaggtggcccatatgctcgtcaaccttcctattctatataaaaaaaaaactttgactgAATATAATAGTTATGTACCACTGGGTAAGTAACTCATCACACCACTATTCTATCTTTTCAcatcaatattttgtaattttattaagggcgagtgagccagagtgattacaggcacaaggtaggTAGGTAGCTCGGTAGGACGGCCTCGtgctacccactcatcagataaggGCGAGTGAGCAAGTTTAACTacgggcacaagagacataacatcttaattcccaggtcgggggcgcattggcgatgtaaaggtgGACCAGCCGCTATCAGGCGGCCCACTCGCCTGCCCGTCTTCCTGCATTATAAACTAGGAGAGATCTCCCGTGAAGGCGGCGTGCACGTAAACAAATGCGAGTAGCGCGGACCTGGTGGTGCGTGACGGCGCGCAGGTCGAGCGCGCGCGCGGGGTGCGCGGCGGCGAACCGGCGGCGCCGCAGCTCGTGCGCCGAGCGCGCGCCGTCTTCGGCCTCGCCcgctcccgctcccgctcccgcgcccgcgcccgcgccctcccagcgcgccgcgccgccgcgcccCTCCAGCGGCGACGCGGGCCGCGAGCCGGGCGGCGACACCAACGCGCTGCGGGCGGAGCACAGCGAGTTACAGTAAAATGATACAGTCGCACGCTTGTCTCTTCAAAATGTAcatgtgtatttttatgtatcacTTTTTAACTCTTGATGCGTTACTGAGCTCCCTGAGTGGagcttatataacaaaatatatttcgttgtTTGTATGACCGCATTAATCTTGCAAAGTGTACTTATCGTTTGAAACGTGCATATAATATGATGCAAATTagcttgtaaatataaaaagtgcAACTCGTATGACTTTGTACCGCACTCATGAAAAGTTAAATACAAACACGAGGATTTGCTATTTTGATGCTAGTaccctttaaatgttatattttctacactaatattataaatgtgaaagtcgCTTTGCCTGTCTGTCCGTATGTCTGTCGGTCACgctacaaaaaaatcaaatttgtattgtatcatttataaaattaaaatattaccataAAACACTTACTCGATATAATTTCCTGATTCTTCCATTTTCATGACGTCATTGAGAACTTCAgtcaaatttaacaaaatggCGGGAAAGCGTTCGAGAACTGTCGCGTTCTGTGTCGTGAGGAGCGCCGCCAAGCCCAACCCTAGTAAcacgaaaaataaattaaataatgtgtcAATTCTTCAATGATTTTATGgtctttttttatgaaacatgcggacgagcaaatggccCATCTGATAATGAGTGGTCACCTCCGCTGTacacattggcgttgtaaaaacaattgcatTGCCAATACACCACcagccttggaaactaagatgtgcCACgtgtagttacaatggctcgctcaacaaaacaaaaacaatactaagcattactGTTAcacagtagaatatctgatgagtgggtggtacttaccaagACGGGTTTGCAGAagaccctaccaccaagtgagtACTTTTAACGAACCACTACATTTTCTTACGTaaccaaaatattaaaagtatggCACGTTTTAAAGTTCGTCAAGACGCGAGTCTTTTGTCTTCGCCACGGGCGTGTACACTCTGCGCTATGCATCTGCGTACTTTGTTACATGTATGTGTTGTTGTTCAAGTAACTATGCATTCTGCTGTTTAAGCTTGATCACTGTgccctttttaataataacgtcctccaggccgatttcggccgTGGCGACCAATCTCTAGAAaggttagccaactgcgcaggacatattatagtgcacaagtgtgtgcaaacacaggtgcactctctattccctaactcgcaaaatctgatgggacggcaatttgaCACGAGCGGAAAgtttcgacagaaaaacacaataacttttattggcccgacctgggatttgaacccaggacctcggggtctgcggccttatatctaaccactagacaaacgattgcctcgttggtctagtctaGTCAACATCCCTGTTACTACCATACTAACGAAACATTGATCTTATTGTTAAGTAGATAGGATCGATCCTTACTGAACAATTAAAGAATGTAGTATGAGAAGTCATATCACCTTGCCttcaagaaataatatatttgtagtcGAATTAATTAGTTCAATAATAGCTCACCGACAACCTTCCACCTCTCAACTTGCGTCACGAGGTTCATCTTCTCGGTCCACACGTGAAGGACTCTATTCAAAACTTTGGCGGGATCGGAGTCGTATTCGACGAGACAAGCGGACGCCTCCTGTATCGCCTTGTAGAACAGCTCGGTTGACAGCAGTATCACCCGCGACAGGAGACACAGCTTCACCGACAGGACCATTGGTAAGTCGTCGCCATCCAGAAGGCAGCTGaaacacataaaattatactttatatacacTAATATAGACAGtacacatatgtatttataaaatttgtttttgttttatagtattttatctGGATTACTATATTCTTACGCCATTCTTAATAACGCTGCTTAGTGGCTGTTAAGTTAAACACTGGTTACGCTCTTTTTctcatttttaatttgtctttcGACTAAACaagacaacattatttaacaacgataaacaaagtttattagGCTGTGTGAGTTTAATCTCAATATACCCGAGGTCTCTAAAAGATAGCTAGTACTGAAAAGGTCATGTTTACGTgcaattctataaaattaattgtttttaatggaGCTATATGTCATTGGAAAACGTAGCGTTGGACGCTCTCCAGcaaggtggagtgacgataaagtggctggcagcggatggagattgagagctgaagagctcagtggcgtgccttTGGGGAGGCCTCTGTCCCAGCAGTAGACGACGGTGGGttgatgatgattatgatgatgataatgtgtCATTGAGTTCCGTTCTTCAGATTTACTtatgcttaatatataatgatgtttGCGTACCTTATACATACACGGATATGAGATCCCACCATAGATGGGCCATCTAAAGTCAATAACACAAACCACTCACTGTATGACCCTGAGGAGCGTGGGCCAGACGACCTTCACCCCCAGGAAGGCGTTCCGCTCGGGGAAGCCCACGCTGACGCATATCTCCGCCATCTTGAGCACGGTGATGACGCCCTCCGTGCGCATGTCGCTCAGCATGTCGTCCAGCAGGCACATGCACTTGGCGCCCGCGTCCGTGAAGAACTCCTCCGGGCACAGCAGCGCGTACGCCTGCATTATGTACACCACTATCCGCAGGTGCTCCGTCGACTGCTCTGTAAACCGGAAAGGACATtccacataaaataaatataaaagctattttatatgTTGAAAGTTAAGCTACAGTTTCAGAAAGTGACTCATATCGAGAAGACAAGAAACTAAGTAGGCTTTAGTTCATTAAAACTATAAGACATATCAGAATCAATGATTTTCTTAGTCGATtcagcaaaatattaaaataaaaaaattaccaaattttaattttaatagtgacAAAATCTAGTATCTATCGGttctaaaatagaaaattagcATAAGTGACCTCATATTTTATAATGCGATTTAACTTTTCTGTGGAAAAGTTAAAActtaattctattaaatatatttttacaaaaatatgtgtCAATCTATCATAAGgcctcatcatcatcatcatatttatgtatatcgtTAGCGAACAGAACATAAGGAACATGGCAACCGATCCTACATCGCACGTCATGCGTGTCGCGTCACTCACCCAGTATGGGGTAGAGGTTGTGCGCCAGCTGCAGCAGCGCGGGGTCGGCGCTGGTGGACGTCTCCAGCACGGCGAGCCACAGCTCCAGCGCGTCCTCCAGCAGGTACACGTGCGCCGGCTCGCTCAGCTTCGTCGACTCGTTCACCACGTTCAGCACCCACGGCCGCACGTTCGGCGCGCACTCGCCGAGCGCCTGCCACCGCAGATATATTGACAAGACTCGATTAATTGCCGTGCCATCATTAGCGATGAACGAAAgcgaattttatattaatattaaagcaaaaaacatattcatactattaattgataaattttagtagaaaatagatttagcattttaaaaagattttaaataataaagtcgcCAATTCGTCACCCATCGGGCTACAGTGATACTCGATCGTTTAGATTTACAAGTTTAGTCGAGGAGAAAAtgcgaatatttaatttaacgaatGCTTAGAAGAAGGATGTGCcacgtttaaaaatagaacaggCGTCGATACCTTGACGAGGTGCACGAGCGCGGCGAGCGCGGCGGCGCGCAGCATGTGGTGGTGCTGCGCGTGCGTGCACAGCGCCGGCAGCACCGCGAAcagcgcgcccgcgccgccgccgcgcgccaCGGCCCAGCCGCAGCGCTCCGTCACGAACGACACCACGTGCAGCACGTGCATCTTCGTCTCGCACTCCTCGCACTCCACCTGCGCGCCGATACTGTACTCTCGGCCCCCGACCGTCTCCCGACCGTCTCGCGACCGTCTCGCGACCATTACACTATGCTCACAGGTGCTGACTCGATATAAACTATCCATATAATCAATCTAATAGCAATATGCAATTGCCAAACGCCATTAATTCTGTGACCGGGAACAGTGGACATCATATCATAGATCCCAACACCGACTGTCATATCGAAAATATTAGGACCTCTGATAGTAATGCACAATTGCACGTATCTATGGGTAAAACTTGactattaactaaatatatacatggCTAAGTAGCCATACAATATatcatagttatataataataatatcccgggacatttttcacacgcggccatctgatcccaaattaagcttgtacagagcttgtgctatggaaaccagacaattgataaaCTACATatgctatttttcttttgtaaatacatacttatatagataattacacccaaactcaggacaaacagacatgttcatgcacacaaatatcaaaTGTTTGGTTATTTACTACGTAATTTAACCAATTTGACTTGAGCTttccattaaataattaatacaaaataaaatcataccAAACACGAGATAATATGATTCTTACCAGGAGATCATACAATGCGGAGAGCGCGTGTGGCGCGAAGGGCGCGAACTGTTCCACGTTAAAGTTAAAGTCGTCTATCGTACTACGCAGCGCTTCAGCGGCTGCAAGTTTTACCGCCGGGTCCTCGCCCGCGCGCGTCAGCGGCTCGAGGAGCGCTGAATACATCGCCGGACGAATGGACTGCGAAGCGCGCACCCCACACCATTGACCTGTGATGTGTCATGAAATATCCGTATAACCTTTTTGTACAAtcgttaaaacatatttattcctTCTATACAATGTCAAATCTTACAAATAtatcagaaaataaattaattgaaaaagtaaCAACACTGTTTAAAATGTCTGGAAGAAATAATTAAGGGAtgcaatgttaaaaaaaaaaattacaacacgatttttattttgaaaaagaaaagaaaaacatatttagcAATTTCAGTAACAAGGTCTGTTGAGattcaatgaaaatatatttaaaaaaacttttatatttgtatactaaTTTATCTCTCAATTTAATTGGTATTGAAATTTAATGTCTATTctggcatttatttatttgaaaaaacatttttttaaacttaatcatTCATATTGTAATAAACTTCATCCCagtgttttgttaaaatttatttttattttatattatgattggAAATAGATTTACCGTGTTGACCTCCAAAATAATTTTCTGAAACTCCTCCGAGTTTTTCTACTCGACCAAAAAATTGCTCATGCGTTTAAGTACtacttgaaaaaaattatttttattttcattattacattGGATTCGTTAGTCAATGGAGAGGAGGCCAGActaggcctcctctcttttttgcgagaaggtttggagcttaatctaccacgctgctccaattgcGGATACAGACTTTCGTCTGCCaaatgcatgtttcctcactatgttttcctttacctcCAAGCacgaaattataaacacaattaggTTTTCAAATTCGGTATCACTATgcgaaaaatattaaagcacTTACCAATCAGCTGGCATACTCTTCTCCTAATTATTCTGTAgttgttatcttttattttgaGCTCTTGGCTTAAAACATTCGTGAACCACTCGTCAAAGTCAACCTgtgaaaaaaatgtacaaagtaatattaattcaaataaattataagtaaaaattcaCTAAATGATTCTCGGTGACTAAAAATGTAAGACGATTAccaaaatactaatttataaccTAAAAATGGCGATATTAACAGACATGACCCGATTATAAGGAATCCATAATCCCACAAAGACAAACTAACACCAATTAAATTAAGTCATCTGAACTTTACAACGTCAAATGcaaaccaatatttatattgcataaatataatatctatcaTTTTTTATTCTGAAACTGTAGATTGTGGGCTGCTTGATTATAAACATGCATGCACTAAAAtaacatgaataataataatgtcctccagaacggtttcggccacggcagccaatctcaagagagatattatagtgtacaagtgtgtacgcaaacacaggtgcactctctgttcccgaactctcataatccgatgggacggcaatccaacacgaccggaaagagttcaggcgcaggaccaacggctttacgtgctttccgaggcacggcagtttatacacttccaacttacagactccgggctgctattgagaattttctgacagaaaaacccaataactttttattggcccgacctgggaattgaacccaggataaCTAACTAATAACTAGACTTAAAATAACATGAATACATATTAAAGATATGTTACACCAAAGTCAAagacaacacgtctgtggagatacaaatacaataaataaataaagaacaatacTTCAATGGCTTGGTATACATATACACAAATTTTAGAATTTCTGTCGCTATGTGCAGatttctttacaatatttatctttatataattacttctcATGTACTAAATAATACCTTATGCTACAATCCACATGTTAtccatatgtatgtatgcagTCCAAGAAGGTGCTGACAATCTAGTTATATTATAGTAAGGTATATTTGTTATCTACATTATTatgaaaactatattataattgtttttgaaacgacagaaaaaaaaacatgaatcgCACTAACATCATCATAGAGATCAAAGGCAGCGAGTCCAACGGCATTATAAATTGCATCCTTTTTCAAAATGGCCGGCAAATCGTCAGGCAACACCTGACTCTCCTGCAGCGAGGCGAGAAGACGGACCAGCTCTGGTGCGAGAACTGTTCGGAACTCGTGGAACAATTCCATAAAAACTGCTTCCGTACACGGCTGCGAATCGAAATAGTCTTtagtgaatattatattatacaattatcaaTTTGATAATTGCACATGAGATATCATGTTCAAAAACACAAAGGCAATGGGATGGAGAGACTCAGGTACAACGGCTTTGTGCCCTCGCTGAGAATTCCCTGACAGAAAATCTTTTATTGACTCAGCTTGGAACCAGATTTGAACCCGGTACCTCGAGATTTGCAGTTACTTTAACATAGTATAATATAGTtacaaagttaatataaatgaacGTTTATACCCTCAAGCTATATTTCCAAGACTCCCCCGCCTCATCGGTGGCGAAGCTCTCGGGCTCCGCGTCCCACAGCGCGAGGTCGTCCCCACTCAGCAAGAAGTAGTGCGTCACGAGGTGGCGACACATGTGGCACACTGTGTTCTGGTCCAACACGTCCGTCTTCATCTGGTGAGCCTGGAGCGTCACTggggaaaataaaatatttttattacaggcTATTCATTACTCACCTAATTCTTTGAAGTTGTTAACTACTTGAATGAAGGGCTTTCGTCGGATTATCTGTCCTACCCCAGGCCTTTCTTGACTACGCTGGTGGGTTAGGCGGTGAAGCACTTAAGTGCTCAATTGATAAatgtgatttataaaaaaaatcttagtctTAATATATATTGCCATTAATGTAGTTTGACTCGAATTACGAAGGCCCATTCAATGCTCGTTAAATGGTGAAAAACTCAATTATACTACATGTTCTGACCCTATGTAGGCGCTCGGGTAAATGGGCCACTTAAGCTAAGTGGTAACCACCGTCCAAAACATTGACACTATGAGAAATGTAAACCATtctttatatcgtcaatgcggtGCTAACCATGGCAACTAAACCCTGACCCTCgaacctgtagttacactggctcactcacccttaaaactagcttacaacaataatatgtattgctGTTGGCTATAGAATTTGTGATAActgagtggtacctacacagatgggcttgcacaaagccctaccaccaagtatatacAAAACTTACATTAACatcaaaaaagccgagatggaaaaagccgagatggcccaggggtaagaacgcgtgaatcttaaccgatgatcgtgggttcaaacccgggcaagcaccactgaattttcatgtgcttaatttgttattataatttatctcgtgcttgatggtgaaggaaaacatcgtgaggaaacctgcatgtgtcgaatttcactgaaattctgccacatgtgtatttcaccaacccgcattggagcagcgtggtggaataagctccaaaccttctcctcaaaaaagagagaggaggccttagcccagcagtgggacattcacaggcttttactgtacATTAACATCAGGAAATATACTTACAAGGCTCCTTTACAGGTTCCGTTCCTTTAGGAAGCTTGTACTCCACACATTGCAATATCCCTTTGAATATGTTGAGACATTGTATTGTGAATCGTTCATATGTCAGGGACATGCCTTGTTCAGTGAAACAGTAGTACAGAGCGAATTCCAAAGACGGTCGAATTAGAGGTATGTAGGAAAATGGTTGATAGAACAAAACTCCAAGTGCCACCTTTGTTAGGTGTATTATAAACTTTTCACATAACTCTAGAGGATATATCCCACGGCCTTTTAGTAGTTTtcctgcaaataaaaataaaaaaaagttggtattaatttttttaggaGCTTTTAAACATTAACAATCAGTCATGTCAGTTACTAGATGAAGATCACTAATCTCTCTGTAACTGGACTATGTTTGTATGTAGTCTATTTCAATAGTAGGATGCAAGGAACAaaacaatgattttaatttccatgctctgctatattatgcactacacacatttctttatttatatttaaatcaaagtgTTATTCTTAACTGCTAATATAAAAtggttctttttaatttatcttatatcattatcaataataaaaattatcttaacTTTTACTATCCACTTTAAGTTGAGTTCGAATTTCGAAAGTGCCATAATGATTTCGACACTTTTAAACTTCTCAttaatccataatgaataccttGAAAAGTTCTAACTGAATATCTCCACCATTAATATCACCTTAATTCAAGGCTGAAGTTGTTTTggttatttaaacaaatgtttccaatatataaattcgaacatataaaattaaaacagtcaaataaattttaactgaacttcaattgaatataattgtcAATAAAGACAATCaaagttcatttttaaatactagAGCTCAAATTAGTTCCAATAAAAAatcctttataaatattatacatataatagacGATAGACGTAATATGTAATAACTAAGCCGAGATGAGCTTTTATGTGATCAATCTGGGGTTTTGGGATTAAAGAGAACATAATGAGAAAGTCTGTACTGCACAATTGCAGTTGA
This genomic interval carries:
- the LOC126773333 gene encoding importin-11 → MDPNIYALVLDTLNRATSQEAEVLKPAEKKLQEWEIEPGFYSVLLNVLSNHSIDINVRWLAVMCFKNGVDRYWRRNAPNAITDEEKHKLRQGLLTTPILNEPVAQIATQQAVLIAKIARFDCPTNWPNLLPDLIGAMKAPQPLMQQRSLLIFHHVVKALASKRLIEDKRTFQELTVSVYSFILNLWHENTELFLRHIQEGAATELITEHLEKALLCLRILRKLTVFGFKKPHESQDAIAFLNVVFDRAKTSLECRKLLKGRGIYPLELCEKFIIHLTKVALGVLFYQPFSYIPLIRPSLEFALYYCFTEQGMSLTYERFTIQCLNIFKGILQCVEYKLPKGTEPVKEPLTLQAHQMKTDVLDQNTVCHMCRHLVTHYFLLSGDDLALWDAEPESFATDEAGESWKYSLRPCTEAVFMELFHEFRTVLAPELVRLLASLQESQVLPDDLPAILKKDAIYNAVGLAAFDLYDDVDFDEWFTNVLSQELKIKDNNYRIIRRRVCQLIGQWCGVRASQSIRPAMYSALLEPLTRAGEDPAVKLAAAEALRSTIDDFNFNVEQFAPFAPHALSALYDLLVECEECETKMHVLHVVSFVTERCGWAVARGGGAGALFAVLPALCTHAQHHHMLRAAALAALVHLVKALGECAPNVRPWVLNVVNESTKLSEPAHVYLLEDALELWLAVLETSTSADPALLQLAHNLYPILEQSTEHLRIVVYIMQAYALLCPEEFFTDAGAKCMCLLDDMLSDMRTEGVITVLKMAEICVSVGFPERNAFLGVKVVWPTLLRVIHCLLDGDDLPMVLSVKLCLLSRVILLSTELFYKAIQEASACLVEYDSDPAKVLNRVLHVWTEKMNLVTQVERWKVVGLGLAALLTTQNATVLERFPAILLNLTEVLNDVMKMEESGNYIDALVSPPGSRPASPLEGRGGAARWEGAGAGAGAGAGAGEAEDGARSAHELRRRRFAAAHPARALDLRAVTHHQLETLKSQVGPETFERLLQSTDKETLKQIREYIPL